The Atribacter laminatus genome contains the following window.
TTGGTCCAATAAGCATGATGAGAAGTTTTGGTGCATTAATGGCGACCATTCTATTATTAGCTGTCGTTTATACTTTGTTCCTTCTCCCGTTACTTCTTTCGATCTGTGATCGAAAATTATTCTTATGTGAAGAAAACAACCACCATTCTCCAGTAAAAAAAGAAAAATCACCATTAAAAAAGAATAAAGGAGCCAAAAGAAAATGAAAAAATTAATAATGACTTTTTTCCTCATAATTGTATTTGTGGCCTTTTCGCTTCAGGCATTTGCAATAACAGCAGACGAAATTCTCGATGAGATGGAAGCAAGAAGTGCATTGAATGCGACTCAAAAATCAGTTGGAACCATGATTATGACTGACGAAAAGGGGAAAGAAGAGAAACGAGATCTAGTTATGTATTCATACGATGATTCCGAGGACACCGAGAATCGGGCATTTATATTTCGTTTTCTAAGTCCGGCTGAAGTGAAAAATGTAACCATGCTTAGCATGAAAGATGGGGATCAGATATATCTCTTCATGCCGGCATTTAAAAAAGTTCGTCGTATTGCCGGTTCAGGCAAAAAAGAAAAATTCGCTGGAACCAATTTTTCTTTTGAGGATCTGAGCGGAGGTTACAGCAAAGACGATTATGATGCAACTTTAATGAATGATGATGACGATGAGAATTACATTTTAGATCTCGTTCCGAATGATCCTGACTCTGATTATTCCAAGCTCATCATGACCGTTGATAAAGAGAAGTTTTACTTTAAAAAAATTGAGTTCATCGATCTCGACGGCAATCAGTGGAAGGTTTTAGAAGTCCAAAAAGTACAGGAAGAAGAGGATGGAAGTATTACTATTTTAAAAATGTACTTCCAAGACCTTAAAGACAACTCAACCTCTTTGGTTGAGATGGAAAGCGTTGAAAAAGGAATTGATCTACCGAGTAACTTTTTCAGCGTTCGGACCATTCAAAGACCAGAAATTTGAGGGCTGAATGATGAAAGGTATTCTATTTTCTATATCAATTATGATCATTATTCTGGTTTTTACTCCTTTTTCGTTTGCTGCAGATATTTATGGCGAAGTAAGTGCCTATGGAAACTACGCCTTTGATACCGAAGGCTTTGGATATGGGACAAAGTTGCAGCTCAAATATAATCCATCTTTATCTGATGATTATTATCTCATGGCTGATGTATCTTTAAAGTACCAATCAGAAAACAACTATTCTCCAATACGATTAAATGAATTGTATATTCAGGGTTTTTCTACGCCTTCTGAAGATATCGATTATAAAGTTGGATATATGCATCTTACCTGGGGTGCGAGTGATGCCTTTAGTCCGATTGATAATATTAATCCCCGACCTTTTTCTCAATCGATCAGCCAAGATGCCCTCGATGAAAAAATCCCTGTTCTTGCCCTTAATGTCGAGTGGTATATGAATCCAACCTGGTCATTGGAATTTGTTTATCAACCTGAATTTCAATCCAATTATCGACCGGATCAAATCGATAATTTGTTTTTAGGGTATCAATTGGCATCAATGCTGGATTTAAATCCTCAAGTTATGCAAATTGATACCATTCAACACCTTCCTGAGGTTGGTTTTCTCAATCCTGTTTGGGGTGTGCGCGCTCGAGGAAATGTGGGAAGCGTAGATACGGCTTTTAGCTTCCTCAAAGGATACTATCTCAATGCTTATCCTTATCGTACTGATATTACAGTCAACCCAGATGGATCGAGTTTGGTACAAACTGAGATGGGATATCCGGAAAGAAGTGTCTTAGGTGCCGAGTTTCAAGGGGAAATTCCTGGAATCGCCGGAGTCACTTTCCGTGCTGACTTTGCCCTTTTTATTCCTGAGAAATGGACCAATCAAATTACAACACATAACGCAGATGGAACCACCAACTTTACCACTGTTGATGTTTTCGATGAAATGTATTGGAAAGCCAGTGTTGGGGCTGATTATACAGCCAGTGACAATAGCTATTATAACCTTATCTACCTGTTGGGAAATCCCTACGAAGAAGGAAAGGATATCAACTCTTATCTCTTCTTTCGATTGGAAAAACCGAGTCCGGACAGCAAATGGAAACCATTTTTAAATTCCATCCTAAACCTCAACGATGGAAGCATGATTAATGTTATCGGAACTGATTATAATCCAAAAGAAAATTGGACCATTACCTTATCCTATTCGATTTCGAGCGGTGCTCCACCTTCATTGCTGGCCATGGCAGGTGATACATTGTCTTTGAGTGTTAAGCATGTGTTTTAGGAATTTTGTATAATCAAGGCTTTTCATTAATTGAATTAATATGAAGGGCCTTGATTTGTCATGACCGTGGGTTTTCTGGATAGACCTTCATGTTGCCTAACAGTACCAGATAACAATAAATATATATGCTGATCAATCTCCCTCTTTACAAAAGGGGGTAAAGGGGGGTTGGATTTTTTTAATGTTCCGTCATTGCGAGGAACGAAGTGACGTGGCAATCTCATTCCTAAAAGTCAAGGGGAGAAAAAATTTAAAAAGATGAGATCCTCATGCCCTCGAAAAGCGAGGGCTCAGGATGACAGATAAAAAACGCATCCCCCCACACCCCTCAATGGGGGAATTCATTTAATAGTATTTTGAGGATAGTACGATTTGTTCTATCCATTCGAATAATAACCAAAAAATAAAAAAGTTATATTTAAGGTGATATATTTGGTCGATAAAAAACAAAAAATTTTAGAAGCAGCAAAAAAAATTTTTGCTGAAAAGAGTTATTTTGAAGCAACTTTGGAAGAAATATCGAGTAGTTCAGGAGTTAAAAAATCTACCATCTATTACTATTTCAGCAGTAAATTGGATTTGATGGTAGGTCTTATCGAACAAGTAATTCTTCAAGCAATGGAAAAAGTGAAGGATATTAATCCCACAGAAAACCAAATAGAAAGAGTAGCTGCCATAATTGAAAATTTGTTTAATTTTATTATGGAAGAGCGCGAATTAATGACGGTATTTCAACGGGCAGGATATGATTTTCTCCATCATCACAATACTCTGGAAGGATTTAAAAAGGTTATGGATAAATTCCAAGTGTTTCGTGATAATTTTGGCGATACCATCGGCAATATCGTTACTATCAATGGTCTCATTATTACCGGAAAAGATTTCATGAGAGTTTTGACATCAAGCATTTGGGGATATTGTATGGATGAAAGTAAAGAAGGTAAAATTATTACTGAAGATAAAAAAGAAATGTTTAAAGAGATATTTACAGCTTTTCTTAGAGAATGATTGGAATCCATTTAAAAATCGCTTATATTTGCTGCATAGTTTATTATTCGGAAAAGCAAGTAACTTGTTCTATGCCATGGATCTTCCCCCACCAAAAGTAAAGAATTTTCCATTTTAAATCATGAAGAGGTTTTACTTAAAACCTAAACCCATTAAAAAGTTTTATTGAGGTGTAAAAAATGAATATTGTCGATTTAAGGCGAGACACTATTACTCTTCCAACGCCGGCTATGGTCGATGCAGCTTTTAAAGCCACCTTGGGTGATTCGGTTTATGGAGAAGATCCCAACCAAGTTCATTTAGAAAAAATTGCAGCTGAAATCCTTGGAAAAGAAGCTTCGATTTTTGTTCCAAGCGGAACTATGGGTAACTTAGTTGCTCTTCTCACTCATACCAACCAAGGTGATGAACTGATTTGCGAAGAAAATGCTCATATTCGACTATCAGAAACCGGTGGCGGAGCAATGGTAGGGGGATTGATGTTTCGGGGCATTGAAGATCATTCTGGTGTTCCCGATGTTTCAGCTGTCGAATCAGCAATTCGAGCCGATGATATCCATTATCCTCGTACCAGCCTTATTTGTACTGAAATTACCCATTACCGTTACGGAGGAATTATACCGCCTTTAGAAAAGATTGAAGCTCTTTATTCTTTTGCTCAAAAGAAGGGGATACCTGTTCATTGTGATGGAGCCCGGCTATTCAACGCAGCTGTTGCTTTAAACAAAGAAGTGGGCGACTTAACCTGTTATGCCGATTCGGTCATGGTTTCTTTGTCAAAAGGTCTTGGTGCTCCAATCGGATCGATTCTTGCAGGGAGTTGCGGTTTTATTGAGAGGGCCAAAAGATATCGAAAAATGCTGGGAGGTGGCATGCGTCAAACTGGATGGTTGGCAGTTTGCGGCATAATATCTCTACAAAAAGAGAACATTCAACTTTTAAGAGAAGACCATCAAAATGCGAATTATTTAGCTCAGGGAATATCCCATCTACCAGGAATTAAAATCGATTTTAATCAGATACAGACAAATTTTATTTTAGTAGATATTTCCGGAACGAAAATTTCAGGAAAACTATTTATTGAAAAACTGAAAGAGAAAGGAGTTTTGGTAACTTTAGCAAAACCAAAGTTAATACGGATGGTCACATCCCGTGTTGTTAACAAACAAAACATTGATTATGCTATTGAAACTATAGGTAAAGTTCTGTAATGCAGCATTTAGTTATGAGGTTAATTTAAAATTACTCACATCTAGACCTACAATTTTAAAGGAAATTGGCATTATCCCGTTCAAAAAATTTTCAAATAAGAGATAATCAATAATAAAAAAACAAAATTATTAAACTATTCTGGTTACTTTCCCAAATTGACTCTTTGTGTTATATTGCCAAAAAGAAATACAAATGTACTTTAAAAACCATTATTGTTGAGGTGGAGAATACAAATGCCTGAAATAATATCTATGGGAGAAGCATTAGTAGAGATTATGAGGGAAAAAATTGGAGCCGGTTTAGACAAACCCGAAGTATTCATTGGTCCCTATCCCAGTGGTGCTCCAGCAATATTCGCTGATTGCGCAGCTCGACTGGGTGGGAAAGTGGGTTTTGTTGGGACAATCGGCAATGATGATTTTGGCAAAGTCATTCAAGACCGCCTTCGTTTTGATGGTGTTGACCTAACCTATTTTCAAAGTAAGCCTGAGGCGACAACCGGAGTTGCATTTGTTGCTTATTTTTCTGATGGATCGAGAAAATTCTTATACCATATCCGAAATGCTGCAAGCGGTGTTATTGATAAAAGTCGGATCGTCAGTTCATATTTTAAAGGAGCCCGTTTTCTTCACATTAATGGCTCAGCGGTTTCAATTAACCAGGATTGGAAAGAAACCATTTACTTGGCTATTGAAACAGCCAAAAAAAATGGGGTAAAAATTAGTTTTGATCCCAATATCCGACCGGAAATATTAGGAGTTGATAAGGTGAGAGCCCTTTGCCAACCAATTATTGAAAATGCTTCAATTGTTTTCCCCTCAGGAGAAGAAGCAACTATGCTCACCGGTAAAAAGGATCCCGAAGAAGCTGTTTTTGCACTTTTAGAAAAAGGTACTGATGTTGTTGTTCTTAAAAAGGGATCATTAGGAAGTACGGTTTATTCACGAGGAACAAAATATGATGTTCCCGCCTTTGAAGTAGAAGAAATTGACCCGACAGGAGCAGGAGATTGTTTTGACGCCGGTTTCTTAGTCAGTCTTATCCAAAAACGTTCTTTAAAGGAAAGTGCACGTTATGCAAATGCGGTTGGTGCATTGGCAGTAACCAGAAAGGGTCCAATGGAAGGTGCTCCCTTCCCAGAAGAGGTAGATAAATTAATAACTCTGAGCAAGAAATAATAATTGAATATTGAGGTTATATAATTTGATTTAGACATGGTGGTGAGATTTTTAAGAATTAATGAAAGTTATTCTTTACAAAATACCTTAATAAAAGGAATATGATCTGAATGCAGGAATTTTATGAAACCATCAAAGATATTCTCAGTGATATAAAAGTATTTATCAAAAAAACCGAAGACCTTAAGGCAGAAATAATTGAGCAATTGATTATTGATTGCCCACAAAAAATATGCCTGACTGTTGAAGAGTATGCTGTTCAAGAAGAAATTAAACACTATTTATCTCAATTAAACGGGGTTTCGATTGAAGAAATAAATACTATCTATCGGAACAACTCGTTTTTGCAAACTATGGAAATCGCTTTAGGAGAAAAGTTAGGGATGCTCTCCGACGAAACGTTTGAATGGATTGTTGAGATTGATTCGGCGTTAGGAACTTTTACTTCACTCCCAACTGATAGCGCGTTGCAAAATAATTCGGCTGATGAAGAATACATATTTTCCGATGATAATGATATTACAAGTTAAAATAAAAAACCTTCTCTGTTTATAAGAGGGAAGCTGTGAACCAAACAAAAGAAAACTTTTTTTATTTTCCCCAATCTAATCTTCAACCTCTCGCTTTTCGGATGCGTCCACAAAAATTGGAAGACGTGGTAGGGCAACCA
Protein-coding sequences here:
- a CDS encoding outer membrane lipoprotein-sorting protein; amino-acid sequence: MKKLIMTFFLIIVFVAFSLQAFAITADEILDEMEARSALNATQKSVGTMIMTDEKGKEEKRDLVMYSYDDSEDTENRAFIFRFLSPAEVKNVTMLSMKDGDQIYLFMPAFKKVRRIAGSGKKEKFAGTNFSFEDLSGGYSKDDYDATLMNDDDDENYILDLVPNDPDSDYSKLIMTVDKEKFYFKKIEFIDLDGNQWKVLEVQKVQEEEDGSITILKMYFQDLKDNSTSLVEMESVEKGIDLPSNFFSVRTIQRPEI
- a CDS encoding DUF1302 family protein, whose amino-acid sequence is MMKGILFSISIMIIILVFTPFSFAADIYGEVSAYGNYAFDTEGFGYGTKLQLKYNPSLSDDYYLMADVSLKYQSENNYSPIRLNELYIQGFSTPSEDIDYKVGYMHLTWGASDAFSPIDNINPRPFSQSISQDALDEKIPVLALNVEWYMNPTWSLEFVYQPEFQSNYRPDQIDNLFLGYQLASMLDLNPQVMQIDTIQHLPEVGFLNPVWGVRARGNVGSVDTAFSFLKGYYLNAYPYRTDITVNPDGSSLVQTEMGYPERSVLGAEFQGEIPGIAGVTFRADFALFIPEKWTNQITTHNADGTTNFTTVDVFDEMYWKASVGADYTASDNSYYNLIYLLGNPYEEGKDINSYLFFRLEKPSPDSKWKPFLNSILNLNDGSMINVIGTDYNPKENWTITLSYSISSGAPPSLLAMAGDTLSLSVKHVF
- a CDS encoding TetR/AcrR family transcriptional regulator — encoded protein: MVDKKQKILEAAKKIFAEKSYFEATLEEISSSSGVKKSTIYYYFSSKLDLMVGLIEQVILQAMEKVKDINPTENQIERVAAIIENLFNFIMEERELMTVFQRAGYDFLHHHNTLEGFKKVMDKFQVFRDNFGDTIGNIVTINGLIITGKDFMRVLTSSIWGYCMDESKEGKIITEDKKEMFKEIFTAFLRE
- a CDS encoding low specificity L-threonine aldolase; translated protein: MNIVDLRRDTITLPTPAMVDAAFKATLGDSVYGEDPNQVHLEKIAAEILGKEASIFVPSGTMGNLVALLTHTNQGDELICEENAHIRLSETGGGAMVGGLMFRGIEDHSGVPDVSAVESAIRADDIHYPRTSLICTEITHYRYGGIIPPLEKIEALYSFAQKKGIPVHCDGARLFNAAVALNKEVGDLTCYADSVMVSLSKGLGAPIGSILAGSCGFIERAKRYRKMLGGGMRQTGWLAVCGIISLQKENIQLLREDHQNANYLAQGISHLPGIKIDFNQIQTNFILVDISGTKISGKLFIEKLKEKGVLVTLAKPKLIRMVTSRVVNKQNIDYAIETIGKVL
- a CDS encoding sugar kinase yields the protein MPEIISMGEALVEIMREKIGAGLDKPEVFIGPYPSGAPAIFADCAARLGGKVGFVGTIGNDDFGKVIQDRLRFDGVDLTYFQSKPEATTGVAFVAYFSDGSRKFLYHIRNAASGVIDKSRIVSSYFKGARFLHINGSAVSINQDWKETIYLAIETAKKNGVKISFDPNIRPEILGVDKVRALCQPIIENASIVFPSGEEATMLTGKKDPEEAVFALLEKGTDVVVLKKGSLGSTVYSRGTKYDVPAFEVEEIDPTGAGDCFDAGFLVSLIQKRSLKESARYANAVGALAVTRKGPMEGAPFPEEVDKLITLSKK